One window of the Bacteroidales bacterium genome contains the following:
- a CDS encoding insulinase family protein, whose protein sequence is MLNRKIAPIRQIPDKIVVTKADEIILPNGIRLLSINVGSEDVCKIDLHFSAGSRYQSKPAESRAAISLLTEGTKNLTSHQIAEKFDFYGSFCEQNSDRDFGKISMFSLGKFLNESLDLLEQVIKSPIFPEKEVETYRIKGKQSLIVELEKVTTLSRQDFFKGLFGFNHPYGFFAEPQDYLNIQRSDLVNFHQSHLTSNLCTIVLSGKVGKTEINDVINHFGKEKWGNELTNLEILPKITIPKQRKHFSHKEDALQSAIRIGRILVDRKHPDYSALVILNTLLGGYFGSRLMKNIREDKGYTYGISSTILTLREFCVFVIGTEVGAEYTSPAIKEIYFEISRLRNELVSNDELDLVRNYLLGELLRSFDGAFTIADTLISLFEFNNLDYTFFENTIHTIKTITPEQLMKLANSYLREDDLIECVAGSVSNI, encoded by the coding sequence ATGTTAAATAGAAAAATAGCCCCAATAAGGCAAATTCCCGATAAAATAGTAGTAACAAAAGCGGATGAAATTATTCTTCCAAATGGTATCCGCTTGCTTTCAATAAATGTAGGCTCTGAGGATGTTTGCAAAATTGATTTACACTTTTCGGCAGGTTCAAGATATCAAAGCAAACCTGCAGAATCCAGAGCTGCAATATCTTTACTAACAGAAGGTACCAAAAATCTAACATCACACCAAATTGCCGAAAAATTTGATTTTTATGGTAGTTTTTGCGAACAAAATAGCGATAGGGATTTTGGTAAAATTTCCATGTTCTCTCTTGGTAAATTCCTAAACGAATCTCTTGATTTACTTGAACAGGTTATTAAAAGTCCTATATTCCCCGAAAAAGAGGTTGAGACCTATAGAATTAAAGGGAAACAATCGTTAATAGTTGAACTAGAGAAAGTAACTACACTATCAAGACAAGATTTTTTTAAAGGGTTATTTGGATTCAACCATCCATACGGATTTTTTGCTGAACCCCAAGATTATTTGAATATACAACGCTCCGATTTGGTAAATTTCCATCAAAGTCACCTCACATCTAATCTTTGCACAATAGTATTATCGGGAAAAGTTGGGAAAACTGAAATTAATGATGTTATTAATCATTTTGGGAAAGAAAAATGGGGTAACGAACTAACAAATCTTGAAATCTTACCCAAAATAACGATACCAAAACAAAGGAAACATTTTTCACATAAAGAAGATGCTTTACAATCGGCCATTCGAATAGGAAGAATACTCGTTGATCGCAAACATCCCGATTATTCCGCATTAGTAATATTAAATACTCTGCTTGGTGGGTATTTTGGATCAAGGTTAATGAAGAATATTCGAGAAGATAAAGGCTACACCTATGGAATCTCCTCTACAATATTAACTCTCAGAGAGTTTTGTGTATTTGTAATCGGAACAGAGGTTGGGGCTGAGTACACTTCCCCAGCTATTAAAGAAATATATTTTGAGATTTCCCGTTTAAGAAATGAGCTGGTAAGTAACGATGAACTTGATTTAGTTAGAAATTACCTTTTGGGAGAACTGCTCCGATCTTTTGACGGCGCTTTTACAATTGCTGATACCTTAATAAGTTTATTCGAATTCAACAACTTAGATTACACTTTCTTTGAAAACACAATACATACTATAAAAACAATTACGCCAGAACAATTAATGAAACTAGCAAATAGCTATCTTCGTGAAGATGATTTGATTGAGTGCGTTGCAGGGTCAGTAAGTAATATTTGA
- a CDS encoding sulfite exporter TauE/SafE family protein, giving the protein MDWLIYLLVVLVGFISGFINTLAGSGSLLTLPLLIFMGLPVTVANGTNRIAILLQSIVGVREFKQKKVFEWKDGLWLTIPATIGALFGSILAVELDERLMNRIIGGLLVVMFFVILYKPEKWVNEQVGVAKAKPNFLRFVIFFAIGFYGGFIQAGVGFFLLAGLVLGAGYDLLKANAIKVLIVLVYTIVALAVFIINKQVDYFLGIVLGVGSMFGAWLATHVAVTRGIGFIRWFLLVTLLAVAIKMLFF; this is encoded by the coding sequence ATGGATTGGCTTATATATCTCTTAGTTGTTCTTGTTGGTTTTATTTCGGGTTTTATTAATACGCTTGCTGGCAGTGGTTCACTTCTAACTTTGCCATTGCTAATATTCATGGGTCTTCCAGTTACTGTTGCAAATGGAACAAATCGGATTGCAATTCTCCTCCAAAGCATTGTTGGGGTTAGAGAGTTTAAACAGAAAAAGGTTTTTGAATGGAAGGATGGTTTGTGGCTAACAATTCCCGCAACTATTGGGGCGTTATTCGGCTCAATCCTTGCCGTTGAATTGGATGAAAGGTTGATGAATAGAATAATTGGAGGATTACTAGTTGTAATGTTTTTTGTAATACTCTATAAACCTGAAAAATGGGTGAACGAGCAGGTTGGAGTTGCTAAGGCAAAACCTAACTTTTTACGATTTGTAATTTTTTTTGCAATAGGTTTTTATGGTGGATTTATACAGGCTGGCGTTGGCTTCTTTCTTCTGGCAGGCTTGGTTTTAGGTGCAGGATACGATTTGCTTAAGGCAAATGCCATTAAAGTTCTAATTGTGTTGGTTTATACCATTGTTGCATTAGCTGTTTTTATAATAAACAAACAGGTGGATTACTTTTTAGGAATTGTTCTTGGGGTTGGAAGTATGTTTGGTGCTTGGTTGGCAACGCATGTAGCTGTAACGAGGGGGATTGGCTTTATAAGATGGTTTTTGCTGGTTACGTTACTTGCGGTTGCAATAAAGATGTTGTTCTTTTAG
- a CDS encoding tRNA pseudouridine synthase A, translating into MHTLRLRVNDRIYDKFIWLLSKFNKDEIEVIPETNDFTKNQKYLAGELNEILNGKAKFVEMEEAEERLENIIKKNENRI; encoded by the coding sequence ATGCATACCCTGAGATTAAGAGTAAATGATAGGATTTACGATAAGTTTATATGGCTTCTTAGTAAATTCAATAAGGATGAAATTGAGGTAATTCCTGAAACTAATGATTTTACAAAAAATCAAAAATATCTGGCTGGTGAGCTAAACGAAATACTAAACGGTAAAGCCAAGTTTGTTGAAATGGAAGAGGCTGAAGAAAGGCTTGAAAACATCATCAAAAAAAATGAAAATCGTATTTAA
- a CDS encoding serine hydroxymethyltransferase encodes MVRDTQIFDLIEKERQRQMHGIELIASENFVSPQVLEAMGSVLTNKYAEGYPGARYYGGCEIVDQTEQIAIDRLKELFGAEYANVQPHSGAQANMAVFVAVLKPGDTFLGLDLSHGGHLSHGSPVNFSGLWYKAVSYGVKEDTGLVDYDMMEKMAIEHKPKLIVGGASAYSREWDYKRMREIADKVGAMLMVDMAHPAGLIAAGLLDNPVKYAHIVTSTTHKTLRGPRGGIILMGKDFPNPWGLTTPKGEVKMMSQVLNGSVFPGIQGGPLEHVIASKAVSFGEALRPEYKEYQMQVKKNAAALAKAFMAKGYKVVSGGTDNHLMLIDLRTKFPDITGKKAENTLVKADITINKNMVPFDSRSPFQTSGIRVGTPAITTRGLKENHMATIVELIDRVISNCDDQRVIDDVRADVNKLMMDFPLFAW; translated from the coding sequence ATGGTAAGAGATACTCAAATATTTGATCTGATTGAAAAGGAACGTCAACGTCAGATGCACGGTATAGAGCTAATAGCTTCCGAAAATTTTGTAAGCCCCCAAGTGCTTGAGGCAATGGGATCTGTCCTAACAAACAAATATGCTGAAGGTTACCCTGGTGCCAGATATTATGGTGGTTGCGAGATTGTTGACCAAACCGAACAAATTGCTATTGATAGGCTAAAAGAACTATTCGGTGCAGAATACGCCAACGTTCAGCCTCACTCAGGCGCACAGGCAAACATGGCTGTTTTTGTGGCTGTACTAAAACCTGGAGATACCTTCTTAGGCCTCGATTTATCGCACGGTGGTCACCTATCGCATGGTTCACCTGTAAACTTCTCGGGATTATGGTACAAGGCTGTATCCTATGGGGTTAAGGAGGATACTGGTCTTGTTGATTACGATATGATGGAGAAAATGGCCATTGAGCATAAGCCAAAGCTTATTGTTGGTGGTGCTTCAGCGTATTCCAGAGAATGGGACTACAAGCGCATGCGTGAGATTGCCGATAAGGTTGGCGCAATGTTGATGGTGGATATGGCTCACCCTGCTGGTTTAATTGCTGCAGGATTGCTTGATAACCCAGTTAAATACGCACACATTGTAACTTCTACAACCCACAAAACACTTCGTGGCCCTCGTGGTGGTATTATCCTAATGGGTAAAGATTTTCCAAATCCGTGGGGATTAACAACACCAAAAGGAGAAGTTAAGATGATGTCGCAGGTGCTGAATGGTAGTGTATTCCCAGGAATTCAGGGTGGCCCGCTTGAGCATGTTATTGCATCTAAAGCTGTTTCATTTGGTGAGGCTTTAAGACCTGAGTATAAGGAGTATCAAATGCAAGTAAAAAAGAATGCTGCTGCTTTGGCAAAAGCATTTATGGCAAAAGGTTACAAAGTAGTATCTGGTGGCACCGATAACCACTTGATGCTAATCGATCTTCGTACCAAATTCCCTGATATAACTGGCAAAAAGGCTGAAAATACCTTGGTTAAAGCCGATATCACCATTAACAAAAATATGGTACCATTCGATAGCCGTTCACCATTCCAAACCTCAGGTATTCGTGTTGGAACACCAGCAATTACAACCAGAGGTTTAAAAGAAAACCACATGGCAACGATTGTTGAACTAATTGATCGAGTAATCTCAAATTGCGATGATCAGAGGGTGATTGATGATGTTCGTGCTGATGTGAATAAGCTGATGATGGATTTTCCGCTTTTTGCTTGGTAA
- a CDS encoding insulinase family protein, whose protein sequence is MVEVEKFCLENGLRVVVHNDNSTPIVSFNLLYNVGSKDEDPEHTGFAHLFEHLMFGGSINIPKFDDPLERTGGENNAFTNNDFTNYYITIPKENLETAFWLESDRMLNLAFSRKSLSVQKNVVLEEFNQRYLNKPYGDVWHLLRPLAYKVHPYKWPTIGIEPQHIKNATLTDVKDFFYKHYAPNNAILTITGPVTTKEILEYSKKWFGEIEKRPIPIRQIPKEPRQTEPRILEVERDVPFDSIFKVYHMCDRKHADFHTTDLISDILSNGKSSRLYNKLVQEQNIFSEINAYITGDIDEGLFVITGRLYEKTSFQVAESTINEELDQIKNKSFDNYELEKVKNQFESNYKFGEVNPLEKAMNLAFHELLGKAEDINLEVEKYREVTQEKIKEVASTLFSDNNCSTLFYKAKK, encoded by the coding sequence ATGGTTGAAGTTGAAAAGTTTTGTCTTGAGAATGGCTTACGAGTTGTTGTTCACAACGATAATAGCACACCTATTGTATCGTTCAACCTACTTTACAATGTAGGTTCAAAGGACGAGGATCCTGAACACACAGGATTTGCACATCTTTTTGAACACTTAATGTTTGGAGGCTCAATTAATATTCCAAAATTTGATGATCCTCTTGAAAGAACAGGAGGCGAGAACAACGCATTTACCAATAACGATTTCACAAATTACTATATAACCATACCAAAAGAGAACCTAGAAACCGCCTTTTGGCTTGAGAGTGATAGGATGCTGAACCTAGCATTTTCCAGGAAAAGTCTTTCTGTTCAAAAGAATGTGGTTTTAGAAGAGTTCAATCAACGCTACCTCAATAAACCTTACGGAGATGTATGGCATTTACTTAGACCATTGGCTTACAAGGTTCACCCATACAAATGGCCAACCATTGGGATTGAACCACAACATATTAAAAATGCAACTCTCACCGATGTTAAAGATTTCTTTTATAAGCATTATGCGCCAAATAATGCTATTCTTACCATTACTGGACCTGTAACAACTAAGGAAATTCTTGAATATTCGAAAAAATGGTTTGGTGAAATTGAAAAAAGGCCCATTCCAATACGCCAAATACCTAAAGAACCTAGGCAAACTGAGCCGAGAATACTTGAGGTTGAGCGAGATGTTCCTTTTGACTCTATCTTTAAAGTTTATCATATGTGTGATCGTAAACATGCCGATTTTCACACTACCGATTTAATTTCGGACATTCTATCAAATGGAAAATCGTCCAGGCTTTACAATAAACTAGTTCAGGAACAAAATATCTTTAGCGAAATTAATGCATATATCACAGGAGATATTGACGAAGGTCTTTTTGTTATAACAGGAAGACTTTATGAAAAAACCTCCTTCCAAGTTGCTGAGTCTACAATAAACGAAGAATTGGATCAAATTAAAAACAAATCGTTTGACAATTACGAACTGGAAAAGGTTAAGAATCAATTCGAATCAAATTATAAGTTTGGTGAAGTTAACCCACTAGAAAAAGCTATGAACCTTGCTTTTCACGAACTTTTAGGAAAAGCCGAGGATATTAATCTTGAAGTAGAAAAATATCGAGAAGTAACCCAAGAGAAAATTAAAGAAGTTGCTTCAACCCTATTTTCAGATAATAATTGCTCAACATTATTCTATAAAGCAAAAAAGTAA
- the tsaD gene encoding tRNA (adenosine(37)-N6)-threonylcarbamoyltransferase complex transferase subunit TsaD encodes MSVVILGIESSCDDTSAAIIRDGCLLSNLISNQDVHMAFGGVVPELASRAHQANIIPVVDRAIKQANISKSEISAVAFTRGPGLLGSLLVGSSFAKGFSLAQNIPLIGINHLQGHILAHFIQDKSILKHPTFPFLCLLVSGGHTQLVVVRDFLEMEIIGQTIDDAAGEAFDKCAKIMGLPYPGGPVIDKLAAIGNPTAFKFAKPLQKGLDFSFSGLKTSFLYFLRDRIAENPNFIEENKADLCASLQFTIISILLEKTEKAAKATKIKEIAIAGGVSANSGLRGALTQLGAKNGWNVYIPEFRFTTDNAAMIAIAGYYKYLKGEFSGHDVMPLARFPL; translated from the coding sequence ATGAGTGTAGTAATTCTTGGGATTGAGTCTTCGTGCGACGATACTTCTGCTGCCATAATTCGAGATGGATGTCTGCTTTCAAATCTGATTAGTAATCAGGATGTTCACATGGCATTTGGGGGCGTTGTTCCCGAGTTAGCATCTCGAGCTCATCAGGCTAATATCATTCCAGTAGTTGATAGGGCAATAAAGCAAGCAAATATTTCTAAAAGCGAGATTAGCGCTGTTGCATTTACCCGTGGCCCAGGTCTTCTAGGCTCATTGCTGGTTGGTTCATCATTTGCAAAGGGCTTTTCGCTTGCTCAAAATATTCCTTTAATTGGTATAAATCACTTACAAGGTCATATTTTGGCTCACTTTATTCAGGATAAAAGTATTTTAAAACATCCAACTTTTCCTTTTCTCTGTTTGCTCGTTTCTGGGGGGCACACGCAATTGGTAGTTGTGCGTGATTTCCTTGAGATGGAGATAATAGGGCAAACCATTGATGATGCTGCTGGTGAGGCGTTCGATAAATGTGCTAAAATTATGGGTTTGCCTTACCCCGGAGGTCCTGTTATTGATAAACTTGCGGCAATTGGCAATCCTACTGCATTTAAATTTGCAAAACCACTTCAAAAAGGACTTGACTTTAGTTTTAGCGGTCTTAAAACATCATTTCTTTACTTTTTACGAGATAGAATTGCAGAAAATCCCAATTTCATTGAAGAAAACAAAGCGGATTTGTGTGCCTCGTTACAGTTTACAATAATCTCAATTCTTTTGGAGAAAACGGAAAAGGCAGCCAAGGCAACTAAAATAAAGGAGATTGCTATTGCTGGAGGTGTTTCTGCAAATTCTGGATTGCGTGGTGCTCTTACACAACTTGGGGCTAAAAATGGATGGAATGTGTATATTCCTGAATTCAGATTTACTACAGATAATGCCGCCATGATTGCCATTGCTGGCTATTATAAATATCTAAAGGGGGAATTTTCTGGGCATGATGTTATGCCTTTAGCACGATTTCCATTGTAG
- a CDS encoding TonB family protein: MIGNSNKLQGFAGTIIVHSIAIALLMLLTFSASLPDEANEGLLINFGNSEDGSGKIEPMVNYENAVMISLPSHTKPPRIDEKKILTQDFEDAPTIEAKKKTTKKEIKKNTPQKVTEKTTTKKQTEEIKTTEPVKQQTVNKKALFPGKSSTGGTTGEGITGKEGNQGSLEGSPESTNRVGGASGNNGIGDGNGKGINYNLGGRSALKLPRPDYLKQKQGIVVVQVTVDKQGNVTKAVPGVKGSTTLDNDLLKAAEKAALLAKFDVSPNAPAYQTGTITYIFKLQ; this comes from the coding sequence ATGATTGGAAACTCAAATAAACTACAAGGTTTTGCTGGAACAATTATAGTACACTCTATTGCCATTGCTCTTCTAATGCTACTAACTTTTTCAGCATCCCTTCCCGATGAAGCCAACGAAGGCCTTTTAATTAATTTTGGCAATAGCGAGGATGGTTCTGGTAAAATTGAACCAATGGTTAACTACGAAAATGCGGTAATGATTTCGCTCCCATCCCATACCAAACCTCCTAGAATTGATGAGAAAAAAATCCTTACTCAGGATTTTGAGGATGCTCCAACCATTGAAGCAAAAAAGAAAACTACCAAAAAAGAGATCAAGAAAAATACACCACAAAAGGTAACCGAAAAAACTACCACTAAAAAACAAACCGAGGAGATTAAAACCACTGAACCTGTAAAACAGCAAACTGTAAATAAGAAAGCTTTATTCCCAGGTAAATCCTCTACTGGGGGGACAACTGGCGAAGGTATAACTGGCAAAGAGGGTAACCAAGGCTCATTGGAGGGATCTCCAGAATCAACAAACCGTGTAGGTGGTGCTTCGGGTAATAACGGTATTGGCGATGGCAATGGAAAAGGAATTAATTATAATCTTGGTGGCAGAAGTGCCTTAAAGTTACCAAGACCTGATTATCTGAAGCAGAAACAGGGAATTGTTGTTGTTCAGGTAACAGTGGATAAGCAGGGAAATGTTACCAAAGCAGTTCCGGGAGTTAAAGGATCTACAACCCTTGATAACGATTTACTTAAAGCCGCAGAAAAAGCAGCACTATTAGCCAAATTTGATGTTAGCCCAAACGCTCCAGCGTACCAAACAGGCACTATTACCTATATCTTTAAACTTCAATAA
- a CDS encoding chloride channel protein → MRYIHNLSHKLLIFSRFLGQRRLILLLSFIVGIFSGLAAVLLKNTVHFLINLLQKIINEGSFNLLFLALPGIGIILTIMYVKYFVKDNIGHGVSKVLFSISKLGSKIKRHNTYSSIVGSTITIGFGGSVGAEAPIVLTGSAIGSNIGQFFRVNYRTLTLLVGCGAAGAVAAIFKAPLAGLVFTLEVLMLDLTMSSIVPLLISAVSAASVSFFLLGRGVVFDYQVVRPFYLHNIPWFIVLGLFCGLVSAYFIRFSIKVESSYSKILNPYKKWIIGSLVLGTLIFVFPPLYGEGYKTLQLLLDGRSSELFKGSPFASFQNDYWLLLIALLMLLVTKVIATASTTGAGGVGGTFAPTLFMGGVAGFFVAKLINQFSFINVSESNFALVGMAGMMAGVMHAPLTAVFLIAEITGGYALLIPLMITSTISFITILYFEPHSIYSKQLAARGELITHHKDKAVLTILQLSNLVETDLAIVNPNDTLGKLINVISKSKRNIFPVLDDNGKFMGIILLDEIRDIMFNSELYDSTYVRDYISIPPAFITLNESMDSVMRKFEETDSWNLPVLDKDKYVGFVSKSKIFSAYRDILVQFSEE, encoded by the coding sequence ATGAGATATATTCATAATCTTTCCCATAAACTATTAATTTTTAGTCGCTTTCTTGGTCAAAGGCGATTGATACTTCTGTTGAGTTTTATTGTTGGTATCTTTAGCGGTTTGGCCGCCGTTTTGCTAAAAAACACTGTCCATTTTCTAATTAATCTGCTTCAAAAAATTATTAACGAAGGTTCATTCAACTTACTTTTTTTGGCTTTGCCGGGTATTGGAATAATTCTCACGATCATGTACGTTAAGTACTTTGTTAAGGATAATATTGGACATGGAGTTTCTAAGGTTCTTTTTTCGATATCAAAATTAGGCAGTAAAATTAAACGACATAACACCTATAGTTCAATTGTAGGAAGCACAATAACCATTGGATTTGGGGGCTCAGTTGGAGCAGAAGCTCCGATTGTACTAACAGGTTCAGCAATAGGATCGAATATTGGACAATTTTTCCGGGTGAACTACAGAACGCTAACCCTTTTAGTGGGTTGCGGGGCAGCAGGTGCAGTTGCAGCTATTTTTAAAGCTCCCCTTGCAGGATTGGTGTTTACTTTAGAGGTTCTAATGCTCGATTTAACAATGTCCTCAATTGTTCCTCTTTTGATATCGGCGGTTTCTGCGGCTTCTGTATCTTTCTTTTTGTTGGGTCGAGGTGTAGTTTTTGATTACCAAGTGGTACGACCTTTTTACTTGCACAATATCCCTTGGTTTATTGTTTTAGGTCTATTTTGCGGATTAGTTTCTGCTTATTTCATCCGTTTTTCTATAAAAGTTGAGAGTAGCTATTCAAAAATACTCAATCCCTACAAAAAATGGATAATAGGTAGTTTGGTTCTTGGCACTCTCATTTTTGTTTTCCCTCCCCTTTATGGTGAGGGATATAAAACCCTTCAGTTACTGCTAGATGGGCGTTCTTCTGAATTATTCAAAGGCAGCCCATTTGCTTCGTTTCAGAACGATTATTGGTTGTTACTCATTGCGTTGTTAATGCTTTTGGTAACCAAAGTAATAGCAACAGCATCAACAACAGGGGCTGGTGGGGTTGGGGGTACATTTGCACCAACCCTATTTATGGGAGGTGTTGCCGGATTCTTTGTTGCCAAGTTGATTAATCAATTCAGCTTTATTAACGTTTCTGAGAGTAACTTTGCATTGGTTGGTATGGCTGGCATGATGGCAGGTGTAATGCACGCCCCCCTTACTGCGGTTTTTCTTATTGCGGAGATAACAGGTGGTTATGCTCTCCTAATTCCATTAATGATTACATCAACGATATCCTTTATCACAATACTTTATTTTGAACCACATTCAATTTACTCAAAACAATTGGCTGCTAGGGGAGAGCTAATCACGCATCATAAAGATAAAGCAGTTCTAACCATTCTCCAGCTTAGTAATCTGGTTGAGACCGACTTAGCCATTGTAAATCCCAACGATACTCTTGGAAAGCTTATTAATGTTATAAGCAAATCGAAGCGAAATATCTTCCCAGTGCTTGATGATAATGGAAAATTCATGGGAATTATTCTGCTTGATGAGATTCGGGATATCATGTTCAATTCAGAACTTTATGATAGTACTTATGTTAGAGATTATATTTCAATTCCCCCAGCGTTTATCACTTTAAATGAGTCTATGGATAGTGTTATGCGAAAGTTTGAGGAAACAGATTCATGGAATTTACCTGTTTTAGATAAGGATAAATATGTGGGATTTGTGTCTAAATCCAAGATATTCTCAGCGTATAGAGATATTTTAGTTCAATTCTCTGAGGAGTAA
- a CDS encoding radical SAM protein, with translation MRIGLINPNREIKEPAVHLGLGYIASYASQSYSDLNFELLDTRVAKTHEVKDFLNKSFDFIGISATSQTFLEAVELAQSYRNIWTKTPIVIGGAHCSTVKEEVLHGFPFDYVVYGEGEVTFTELIGFFKGEKNLSEINGLMYRNRVGEIVVNPVRELIADLDTIPFPMYSLFKMSLYAQHRMITTRGCPHRCVFCNSHSIWTNKYRKRSAENIIAEIEHLSTNYSMKSFSFNDDSFNIDLDRVEKICDYLIEKKIGIIWSTSVRIERISEAIAKKMKRAGCYNVCIGVESANNEVLKLMSKSNTREKIYDGIQIFRNAGIDVMGQFMIGNPGDTLKTIEESVEYAKTSNLNGVEFYTALPYKDTQLWEYANTHGRMLTNKPIWEYHTINPRIVFDTPEFPFEDRLKAVELVTQNGFYHALSTDKRNLLLDLGKHTAKLAQSIFKGKIGNHIYLFLRNVYRRFFRNGTKN, from the coding sequence ATGAGAATTGGACTTATAAACCCTAATAGAGAGATTAAGGAACCAGCGGTACACCTTGGTCTTGGATATATTGCCTCTTACGCATCACAGAGTTATAGTGATTTAAACTTTGAATTACTGGATACCCGTGTAGCCAAAACTCATGAGGTGAAAGATTTTCTGAATAAATCGTTTGATTTTATTGGAATTTCAGCAACAAGCCAAACCTTTCTTGAGGCGGTGGAACTTGCTCAGTCTTATCGTAACATATGGACAAAAACACCAATTGTAATTGGTGGTGCGCATTGTTCAACAGTCAAAGAAGAAGTGCTTCATGGTTTTCCGTTTGATTATGTAGTATATGGCGAGGGGGAGGTGACTTTTACCGAGTTGATAGGCTTTTTCAAGGGGGAGAAGAATTTATCGGAGATTAACGGGTTGATGTATCGTAACAGGGTAGGGGAGATTGTTGTAAATCCAGTAAGAGAATTGATAGCAGACTTAGATACTATCCCATTCCCAATGTATAGCCTTTTCAAAATGAGTCTATACGCACAGCATCGGATGATAACCACACGTGGTTGTCCACATAGGTGTGTTTTTTGTAACTCGCACTCTATTTGGACAAACAAGTACCGAAAGCGTTCTGCCGAAAATATAATAGCAGAGATAGAGCATCTATCTACTAATTATTCCATGAAATCCTTTTCTTTCAATGACGATAGTTTTAATATTGACCTTGATCGGGTTGAGAAAATATGTGATTATTTGATTGAAAAAAAGATAGGAATCATTTGGTCAACATCTGTTCGGATAGAAAGAATTTCTGAGGCTATAGCAAAGAAGATGAAACGTGCTGGCTGCTATAATGTTTGTATAGGCGTGGAATCGGCTAACAACGAGGTTTTAAAATTGATGTCAAAAAGCAATACTCGTGAGAAGATATACGATGGCATTCAAATCTTTCGTAATGCCGGAATTGATGTGATGGGGCAATTTATGATTGGAAATCCGGGAGATACTTTAAAAACTATTGAGGAATCGGTTGAGTATGCTAAAACATCAAACCTTAATGGGGTAGAATTCTACACTGCATTGCCATACAAGGATACACAATTATGGGAATATGCAAACACGCATGGTCGAATGCTTACCAATAAGCCTATATGGGAGTATCACACCATAAATCCTAGAATTGTATTTGATACGCCAGAATTTCCTTTTGAAGATCGGCTAAAAGCCGTTGAGTTGGTAACTCAGAATGGATTCTACCATGCTTTAAGTACTGATAAACGGAATTTACTTCTTGATTTAGGAAAGCATACCGCTAAACTGGCTCAGTCTATCTTTAAGGGAAAAATTGGCAACCATATCTATCTATTTCTTAGAAATGTTTATCGAAGATTTTTTAGGAATGGTACTAAAAATTGA
- a CDS encoding type II toxin-antitoxin system Phd/YefM family antitoxin codes for MLPVTISAFKKNIKHYLDRITKNSETLIINRGKDNGVAIMSLNEYNSLCATQHELSSKINEKRLDSAIEKLRN; via the coding sequence ATGTTACCCGTAACAATTTCTGCTTTCAAAAAAAATATAAAGCACTACCTTGATAGGATCACTAAAAATTCTGAAACTTTGATTATTAATCGGGGTAAGGATAATGGAGTGGCAATAATGTCTTTGAATGAGTACAACTCTCTTTGTGCAACACAGCACGAACTATCATCTAAAATCAACGAAAAACGACTTGATTCTGCAATTGAAAAATTAAGAAATTGA